From the genome of Ziziphus jujuba cultivar Dongzao chromosome 4, ASM3175591v1:
gataaaattatttattaattaaaatatataaaataattattataattatattatatatcataaaatgTTATTTCAATACCACATAGAATTTCTagtagataaaaattattgatcttTTCTTTATATgagaagtaattattaaaagttataCTTCCTTCATAATTGTGCATATAATTGTAAATATGCcaattatatagattttatattaatgtggttatatttttttataatcattatATAATATCAGTTGactgtatgcaaaattattattcttttataattgaGTTTGAGACGATACTCATGAGTTACTGCTTAATAATATACTATAAGCATTTCATCAATTCATTTAACTATATTTGCAATGAATATATTTCATgcacatttttataatatttatatactttattattataatataatatttatcatttatttcacatatatatttgtatttttgcctatattgtaatttatatctactttataatatttatagaaatatcaaatttattattgtaaaaaatataatggatagttaaacaattaaacataaataatatttattaaactttttgaaaatttttcacaGAAATTTCATGAAAACTTTTGAaactttcataaaaattatgaaaaaaaaaaattaatgtggatattatatagaaatttcaatagaaatcttgtgaaaatattactaatttctgtgaaaattttgaaaatttaacctGTTTTTAGGTGGGGCTAAAAtttcctatccatcctttgaaaatataaaaatttcaaagaaattttcacgatcatctcatgtttttaaatgttGTTGATGCTAAACTAACAAAATATGGATCTTTTGATTGAATAGGCAAGCCAGATTATTTTAAGTATAGTCCAATCAAATTGGGGCTACACTATATACgttcttttatgtttttataaaaGAGAAATATGGTTATATTAGGGGACACTTATAATGAATacgatatcaaattaacatagTTATTCACTATAACTTACTCATTATAAATATCCTCTAATGGTGATTAATGGTTAGAATTAAATTAGATATGtagttgaaaattaattaatgagaaaaattacCCACCTCATAGCCTTTAAATTTCTTCACCATCTCCAATAGCCTGCCGTTGAGGTAAACAGATAAAGATTTTCTCTTTCTCCCGATTACTTTTTGGGCATACCGAACAATATccaatggatttgaaaattgatcATTTCTGAATTTGGGAATTGGTATATGCAAAAAAGCAAATCGATTTCCCCATGGCGTCTTGGAATCAGGTTTCATCATCTCATTAACAGAAGCATAATCCATAAACATCCTTGTATTCAGCAACACAATTGCTGTGCAATTCGAGTTTGTTGATTCTTCGTTAATCTCTTGCATGTATAGTCGAGCGCCAAAGAATATTATTCCACAAATTACGTCGTTTATTGTCTGTCAtgttaaaatagaaattaattaattcagtcatgaatacaatattaattaacaaaataaattaatgatttaaataagataatttaCAAAGTTTTAAACAATCATGCAAGAATGCATTCAAATAGTTCTATTTGCTAAAAAAAGCATAATACTAATTAAGggaaaaaattgacaaaattttatatatataaaaattctcCTATCCAAATTCTACATTAACTTAAAGTCTAGAAATGGTTTATAAACCCTTATAGGCTCCTTTATTAGCACTTAGAAGCACCTATTAGTGTTAGGTCATTCATAAACATTAAATTTAATTCAAGATCATAGATAAGAGCcttattgtatatattatatagagttAGTTATAATCTTACGGCTACAAGCTTATTCTTGATTAATTTCACTTGATCGAGAGAGAACGTCGTGGTAGTTAATATTGTTGGTTGAAATTCAACTCCAACATAATTCCCAGACCTTATTGGTGATTGATCATCTTTTAAAAAGTTGCTCTTTATAAGACTCCAACCGAAATCTGGTATGGTATATAATATCGAAGAGAAAATTTGAGGCAGACGATGAATTATGCTTCTATTTCTTTTAAGTTTGGAGCTTTGGCATGTAGGAAATGTTAGAGGAAGAGAAGGATTTTCAGCTCTTtgtagagaagaaagaagagcaCCCATTAAAGAGTAGCCATCGCCAAGTGCATGGTGAAACTTGAATATGATATTACCAGCTGCTTTGCTAGTTGGATATTTTACTATATGAATTTCCCATAGAGGTTTGTTTTGTGGAAATTTTGCGGTAGCCATCTTCGATAAATATTCATCAAGATATTTATCATATGATTCTGGTGAAAGTCCGAAGggaaaatttgggaaatttaaATGATCTTCAAACTTCACTTCCACATTCTGccattttttgtttccattgGAATCCTCAACCTGATATGTAcgatttttattagttaattctttgaaatggccataaaataataataagaagaagaagaagaagaaaaaaaaaatctaaactaaACTAAAAAACTAAAAGACGAACCAAACCTTATGCAAGTATATGCATGTTTTCCTTATTTAATATACTATTTAAGTATAATTCGTTTAGTGTTTTGATTGGATGATTTCGTGTTAAAGATATTAGTGATATTAAACAAGAtcgtattaaatattaaaatattttgtcaaaaaatgaaaaaaattacacaCAAGAACTCAAATGTATAGGTGAgattactaaaaatataaaataaaaaatgtatggGTGAGATCTATGAAGGAGATATTACGTCGACGAATTAAAATTATCTCCGATTAAGATTTGTGGGCAACACTATAATTaagaatattcaatatatatatatatatatataactttacaAATTTATGAATTAAACCAAGCATTTTAAAGAAAACATGATTTATGAATCAAATAAGGTCATATGTGGCACATGTGACCTTTAAAtctgattttttaatttctttttagattttctcatttaaaaaaaaaatttttgatagCCCCAAAAAAACCTATcggatgtttaaaaaaaattccaaaagctCAAAAAAGTACTAgaggtaaaaaaataattttgagggcataataaaaaataccaaatgttcaaaacaaatttcaagatcataaaaaaaaaaaatcagatggttaaaaaaagatttaagtgCCTAAAAGAATACcagatgctaaaaaaaaaaatcaaatattaaaaaaaatatgagagcaaaaaaaaaaaatcagatggtacaaaaattttgagagcatgataaaaataccaaatgataaaaaaaattgaaaactccaaaaaaaatcagatattcaaaaaaaaaaaaaattaaaagctcaaaaaaataccaaaagaaaatttcaagAGCATGATAAAAACTActtgatattcaaaattttttttgagggCTCGATAATAATACTAAATGTTCAAAGAATTCCAAGagcacaaaaaaagaaaaaaagaaaattagatggttaaaaaaattctgGGTGCTAGAAAAAAAtgccaaatattcaaaaacaattcgagatataaaaaaatatatatattccaaaaatatcacatggtaaaaaaaattttgagagccCAATTgccatatggtaaaaaaaaaaaaaaattatatctaagGGTCTAAAAAAATACCATGTGGTTAAAAAAGCTTCAAGTGCCCAGAAAAAATAACAGACAGTAAAAAAGAATTCCTAAAGCtcaataaaaataccaaatgttttTTGGGCTTGAAGAATTTTTTTGAAcatgagatatatatattttttttggggatcttaaattttttgaaatttttaaatggaaaaatctgaaaaataaataaaaaaaatcatatttggaaGCCACATGCACCGCCCACTATATCTATTTGACGAACTCAGTTCATTTTAACTGAGTTGAATTAATTTGtaacaattttgaaaatgaagaTATCAAtatagtaaaattaattttaaagctcttaaaacaaaattaagtgATTTCAGAGTACGTCAAAGTGCAAgtattactcttttttttttttttccctaaatagATTGGTCAAGTCTcatgattcaaatatatatatatatatataatttttttttatg
Proteins encoded in this window:
- the LOC112491411 gene encoding wax ester synthase/diacylglycerol acyltransferase 4, with the protein product MEDFREERILLEPVSPTGEFLNNSVLSVSILAVLEIEIPITIDISQATSLVCGVLLPINPRFSSIMVEDSNGNKKWQNVEVKFEDHLNFPNFPFGLSPESYDKYLDEYLSKMATAKFPQNKPLWEIHIVKYPTSKAAGNIIFKFHHALGDGYSLMGALLSSLQRAENPSLPLTFPTCQSSKLKRNRSIIHRLPQIFSSILYTIPDFGWSLIKSNFLKDDQSPIRSGNYVGVEFQPTILTTTTFSLDQVKLIKNKLVATINDVICGIIFFGARLYMQEINEESTNSNCTAIVLLNTRMFMDYASVNEMMKPDSKTPWGNRFAFLHIPIPKFRNDQFSNPLDIVRYAQKVIGRKRKSLSVYLNGRLLEMVKKFKGYEAAAELMYNTVTNASMVISNMIGPVEQMALANHPVKGLYFSLGGTPEDLNISIVSYMGKLSVTFGTKEGHIDLQKFKSCIEQAFDTIFKAAQNS